TCTTGTTCTGGAAGAGTGGAGCTTCGGTTCATCAATATGTGGGGCACAGTgtgtgatgcatgctgggataTGAGTGCTGCCAGTGTCCTCTGTAGACAGCTGAACTGTGGGATTGCTGTGTCTGTTGTGGGATCAGACTGGTTTGGAGAGGGAAGTGGTGAAATCTGGGCTGATGTGTTTGATTGTGACGGGAATGAATCAAAACTCTCAGAATGTTCCATCTCTTCATGGAGTCGAGCTGAACGTTCTCATAGACGAGATGTTGGAGTCATCTGCTCtagtgaggtttttttttttttttaaataaatgttataaatgacCTATATAAATgagctttaaatatttttataaagtgtcACATCTTTCACTCAGATTCCTCTCTGGCTGTTCATGATGGTCTGGTGCGGTTGTCTGGAGAGAGACAGTGTGAGGGGGAGGTGGAAGTTTCCATCCATCAGGTCTGGAGGAGAGTTCTGCTGGACTCCTGGAGTCTCACTGAATCCTCTGTGGTCTGCAGACAGCTGGGCTGTGGCTCTGTGCTGAACTTCTCCAGCTCCTCTTCATCCAGTCCTGAACACAGTCATGAGTGTGTGACGGGCTTCCAGTGCTCTGGGAGTGAAGCTCATCTGGGGAACTGCAGCTCTCCACAAACTCTCAACTGCAGCTCCACACAACAGCTGTCAATCACCTGCCTTGGTGAGAAGAGCAACATCTGGGCAGATTCTTCAATTGTTAGTGATTACTaatgtgtttctctttctctgaatATCAGGTCACGGGTCCATCAGGCTGGTGGGTTCTGGGGGAGACTGTGCAGGGAGGCTGGAGGTTTTTCACAGCGGCTCATGGGGGACAGTGTGTGATGACTCCTGGGATATTAAAGATGCCCATGTGGTGTGCAGACAGCTGCAGTGTGGAGTGGCCCTCAGTAACCAGCAGGTACCAGCCTGGTTTGGTCCTGGTTCTGGACCCATATGGCTGGATGAGGTGGAGTGTGAGGGGAATGAGACGTCCCTGTGGAGCTGCTCTTCTCCAGGCTGGGGAAAACATGACTGTCAACACAAGGAGGATGTAGGAGTCGTGTGCTCAGGTAAATAGTACTCAGTTGTGAAAATTGTTATTCTGTAacttttaaaatctaaattttatctttttttggtcatttcatttatttgtatatatatatatatatatatatatatatatatatatatatatatatatatatatatatatatataatgtaacatTGAGTGGTTGAAATGAATGGGGCTGGATGAGAGCACATGAGAGTGTTCATGTGTTCTTCTAGAGTTTAAAGAGATCAGGTTAACTGAGGGCTGTGAAGGGAATGTGGAGGTTTTCTACAATGGATCCTGGGGTAATGTGTGCTGGAACCAGATGGACAGAGACACAGTGAGTCTGATCTGTCAAGAGCTGAACTGTGGAAGATCTGGTGTTTTGTCTGATTCTACAACAAGAGTGAAATCAGCTCGTAACTGGATGGATGAAGTGAAATGTCGACTACACGATTCAACTCTGTGGCAGTGTCCATCTTCACCCTGGGGACAGAATGACTGTGGTGAAGATGAAGTGGCCACAATCACCTGTTTGGGTAAGACTAATGTATTTTCCAACTCTAAAAATACAACAGTAATCTGTAAAAATTAATGAggatataaacaatatatatgtacagtatatatattcATGCAGATGCTTTTAAACTATTCAAGTGCAACAAAAGAGAACTGTGTCTGTAAATCTCCTGTCTGTGTGACACACACACGACTCAAGCACAGAAAGCTGCTTCAGACAGCGTGCCGGCCACATTGATTTCTCTTTCATACatgaatggacaaaaacacacaaaattatgcctaataaacctgctgatatctgtcattaatgttaatcaaagagcAAACGAGAAAattactcactgctcttgactgaataacttttatagctttaataagtattaatttatatttgatttataatATATGCAGTGAAGAAtgtgaagtgtttgataactttattcagtTTCTATATAGATCAAATATCTAAAATGtatactgtctttatgttgtttctacattaatttggagatgtgaaattattacaatataaaaatatatattaaaaacttaATTGTTACatgtgattaatcatgattaattacaattttttacagcactaaatataatattaaattaacttGGAATAATTACAGAACAGGAGAGTCATGAGTCTCCTAGAAGCTCTTTGTCATGCTCCACATCTCCACATCAGAGACAGTGTTCAGGTAAATTCATTTGATGTAGAAGAACATAACAATCATAACAGCCATTTGTGAtgaattttagtaattttgtttggGGAAGAGGATTTAATCTCACATCACACACACTGTAGATGGCGCTGTTCTGACTGAACTCTGTTGGCCAATAATGTGTCTACTTGTCTGTGGATTTTAGATCATGTTCCTCTCAGACTGAGTGGAGGGGAGGGCCGGTGCTCTGGGAGGCTGGAGGTGTATCATAACACTGTGTGGGGCTCAGTCTGTGATGATCTGTGGGACATCAGCGATGCTCAGGTGGTCTGCAGGCAGCTGGGTTGTGGAGCAGCACTGAGGGCTGATGGGAATTCAGTCTTTGGTGCTGGTGAAGGTGTTGTGTGGCTGAACAGAGTCGAGTGCAGAGGGAATGAGATTCACCTGTGGGACTGTCCTCTCTCCCTGAAGAACCACACTGACTGCTCCAACACAGATCACGCTGGACTTACCTGTGCAGGTCACAGAAAACAATTTTAGATAATTGTAGAGtaaataatatttgcatatttgcatgatattgaatgtgtttgtgtctgttttgCCAGATTTGTCAGTGTCCACTACTCCTGCCACAACAACATCATCTTCTCCTCCAGTTTCTCAGACAGTGAGCTCAACATCAGTCTCTCGTCCACAAACTCCCCCGTCTCTCTCTGTGCTTGTGATTGTACTGGGAGTTGTGCTCTTACTGCTCTTAGTGCCACTGCTTATACTGATTCAGCAGAACAGAGTGATGAGGAGAGGTAGGAGAGATCCAGAGACTGTCATATTGTGTCTTATTCAGTGTGTGATCAGTCATGTGTTGTGAACTGACAGCAGGTTTGTCTCTCTACACTCACAGCTCTCTCTAAGAGGAGAGACAGGAGCATGACTGAGGCCGTTTATGAGGAGCTTCATCGCAGACCCAATAACAGACACAGTCTCTTCACTCAGAGGGGTGAGTAAGTGTCAGAGTGTCTAATTTGTGAAGATCAACAGGGTAATCAGTTTATTCAGAGGGTGAGTGGAGTAAATTACATTCATTTGTGGGACTTTGTTTGTGTCACTTGATATGTGGTGTTAGATATAGGGTTAAAGCTATACGATCCAAAAGATATGGGGATTTTGGCTGATTTGTGATTGTGAACATGTCTGATGGTTTTACTCCATAACAGGAAGTGTCCTTTCTACCGAACAGCATTCTGGGTATGAAGATGCTGGTAAGCTTCTTTCAGGTTAGACGACTGAAATAGAATTAAGTTACCTACTACATACAGAAAAGTATGTgtgttaaataattaaaaaacattcaCTTAAGTGATCTTAGAagagtaaaaattatataaaacaatgttttaaatatgtatgtattttctatttcaaaagCAAATTCTGCAGTAGGAGCCACACCTGACTATGATGATGTCACCACCACTGAAGGACCAGCAGGTCAGTGACTTTAACTGATCACAGAAATTcacttaatttaaataatttggcCTGTGAATTAGTTTCTGTTTATTCTCTTTTTctgttaaataatttattagagCAACAAAACACACCAGAGAATTATGATGATGTAATCATTGCTGAACAGAGACATCATGCTACaggtttatttctttatttcttatatatatatatatatatatatatatatatatatatatatatatatatatattgcatttaattaaaaatccaaaatttggatgcatttaatttttcattattttattctaGATGACTCAGCAGAAAACTATGATGATGTCGTCATCGTACGGCAGTTCTCCAATGATAAAAAAAGGTGTGGGTTTTTAAATTATACAGTTCTACATTAGAACAGGgttttttattcttattatttttcatcaaattatAGTAACATATAAAGTATGAAGACTTTTTTCATGTAATTAATATAGACACATTTATATCAGAGGGTGTTCAGGAGGAGTATGATGATGTGAAGAATGTTGGGGAATATTTGCAGTGACATGTTTGGTATGTTATTGACACcttttaatgaataattttgGGTTAGCCTTTTATAATAGCTTTTTATTATCAATTTATCTTATCAGCTTCTGTTGTCACAATAGATTATTTAAATGGACTGAAAACATTGTGttcattataataatttttaattcatgttgATACATGAATTTGCTCTTGTTTTCTAATAACAGACTATGACGATGTGGAGGAAGATCCAGGAAAACATGGAAGCGCTGTATAActcaaaccacacacacacacacaccgcctCAAATCAAAGTTTTTAAGTGGTCTGAAAAGTGTTTAAGATCATCCTATACTGTATGTTTTACCTGCAGTCCAGCAATGTTTTatgttgcacttttttttttttttttgctatacaTTTCTATCATTTCTATCATCTATCATCTATAGAAATTTGAGAGAACAAAAAACTATTTCATGAGTTCTTTAGCTTTAAGCCACCAGCGCCATTTTAAATGTAGGCTCACTGCTAGTGgacttttatattttgttaaaaattgtTGGAATTTCCTTTTGGAAATAAGTTTACAAACAGCAGCTGTGAGCAATTATCAGAAAAGCATGTTCACTTTATGTTCTGCAGAAGGAGTTTCTGACTGTCAGAAACACAAGACATGCAAGCTGAATGCAAGCTGTAAGCTGAAACCTTCAGTGTTTATAACAGAGCTTTTTAAAGTACCATACCCTGTTTGTTTCATGTATTTCTTTTAGATTTGCTTCCAATTTAATTGTTGTTTTGAAGTGATGTCTATGTTTTCTGTTAAAGTGTTTGTCATCTCATCTGCAGGTGTCAGACTTTGCGTTTCCCACATTCACTCTTATGACACCTGGGTGACTTTGTCAGCACTTTTAAAggagacctattatgcaaaattcctTTTTACATgatgtttgaacataaatgtgtgctggCAGTGTTCGTGTAACACAatcaccctataatgataaaaatccacccactcctttttttaatccccataaatcataagcactgtctcagaacaagTCGTTCACAGGTTCTGTACAAAGTGACATTTGTACAGGCTGACTGTTGACGGACACTGCTGTAttagcatagaccccgccctgtGTGAGTTATACACAGTCCACCACGAGGCTGAATCCAGCTTCTTATTCGCAGTTTCTTATTGACGCTATCCGGTCCACCTTAAAAGACGCGACGCTTCCGCGTTTGTAGCTTCTTATTCACGCTCAATTTAGGGACAGtgcagtttttctctttttcgcGCTTTTTTGAGGTGTTGTGTTGCTTTTTGTGTCTATTTTCAGAAACTATTTTGAAATGCAACACTGAACACGCGAAAATAGGCTGCAAAAATATAAAGgcacataaaatataattagtAGGCTATTCTTTGTTTATTGAACGTATCATCAGCTCAACTTGAAGGACCGTGTAGTTTTTCTCTTATTCACGCATTTTATGCTATTATTgtctattttcagaaaaaaataataataaactattcTGAAATGTAAATAACACCGAGATATCTgtgaaaattactgtaaaattacaaaggtgtataaaaaacaattacattctTTTTGCACGTCATCATTTAAAAGCATTAATGAatcaattgaataaaaaaataattcaagcAAATATTACAGATTTCAATATCACAAGGTAGAGACTATACCAGCTCCAGCTCCAGCTTGGATCCAGCCtgttatgaagacttcagatgaagGACTCCAGAACATCAAACATGGATGATTATACAAAATGATCATGTTATCATTGCTTTGCATGCACACTACTTTTgcttaaaataagtaaatactaCAATTTGTATATCTTACAACTGTACGTTCTGATATCATCTCATAAAAGAAgactgttgtgtttttgtcacataaaaacatgaatttgcTGTAAAACTTCTTTTGAAATATGTAtagtgaaaagcgctatacaagtgaatgtgaattaaattacctttgagggtgcgttaaaagttgcactggggccttaGTCCCAATGTACTTGACTGTCAccttcagacatttttactgtagcattttaaagttatggacccatgaatttgacaaatgtgacaatacagttATCAGAGAAATTGCACTATTGGCCAtattggaggcgctatatctcagctgcctttgaAGGTGCGTTAAAAGTTTTCCTGAGGCCTTATTCTCAATGTACTCGACTTGAGCGTGAATAAGAAGCTACAAACGCGGAAGCGTAGCGTCTTTTAAAGTGGACCGGATAGCGTCAATAAGAAGCTGCGAATAGTCCACCATTGTCTTGACATCGGAGCAGCTACAAGAGACAAGAATGTCTCGTAAGCGAAaaggtgttttgtttttggatgtaagagtgaacatTAGTGATGGGAGAAACAAAGCATTTCGAAACTTTGAATGAATTGAGGCAATTGATTcacaaaatgattcactgttttgAAGCATTCAAAGCGCCATGCGCTGGTCAGAACAATGTAGGCCTAAATACAATGAAAACCCAGCTCAAACATCCATTAAATCAGCTTTTACAACTGCAAATGTTTTGTTGAAAGCGTAatctattaaatgcaattagcaaATTATCTAACACCATTGAATATAAAGCGtctgtgttattttattaaattgtaagGATTGTTTTGTTTAATAGAGAACTTGTTTAATTACAGTAACAGTAAGATATTTTAACTAACTTCTCGttttattatacaaatgtgtcattaaatgtctacaaatatataaaactgatcTGAGATCAGCTAAAAATCATACAGACAATTGTTAATGGCTTTAACAGTGAGCATGGCCCGTAATGGCGAACGATTGACATTTCGAAACAGTTGTGacataacaaagccttgtttactgaaatcacatggcTTTGGCAGTATGAGCTCTGAACCATTGATTTGAAACAAATAATTCGCGAAGGTTTTGAAGCCTCACGAAGCGCGTTTCAAAAGCGCCCATCACTGAACATAGCAGTCTTCATTTACTCTTGACATCTGAgccgttctgacatagaacccaGAAGCCTGAACTGTCTATACAACTTAAACAGCGTAGCAGACAGGGGAGAGACGGAAATGTTGAATAAAGGCACTATTTTTGTTTAAACATGCAATTATATTACCACTATATGTCATGGCTGCTAAGTGTACCCATCATTACAGACAATCCTTCTAATCTATCAGAACAAATGTCACTAACAACGGAAAAATGAGAAAATTGTATTTGTGAAAGAATCATAAAtagaataaagaataaaatatccctatatatttttttaaatatattttttattatttttttattcatatgtcTATTTGTCAAAAAAGTTGAATAGTTTGCATCAATGAATATTGtcgaataaataaatgtttagctATCTTAATCTTACCATGCAATTCCCACCATTAAAACCAGTGTCACATTGAATTCGTACTCGTACCAGACTTTCTTCTTGTTTACATATGTGACGTAACCACACATATATGCTTCTACATTTTTTATTTCCCAATCTGTTTTCAAATTCTTAAGATCCTAGCTGATTTAggctatattaaaaataaaatacaaatatgaaaCTTGTCGCATTTATCTTCCATATCTTAATCTATAAGTATAGaatctataaaatattttttatatatcaagtgtactttttttttttttttaaactgtgttGTTCTTTTAGAAGTCAGGCTGGTTGGAGGTTCTCGCTGCTCTGGGAGGTTAGAGATACTTGATAATCAGTCGTGGGGTTCAGTGTGTGCTGCTACCTTTGACCAGCAGGATGCAGATgttgtgtgtagagagctggactgtggggctcctgtacaggtgctgggagaagatgcttttggaaaaggagacgctcagatgtggacacaagagattcagtgcagAGGAAATGAGTCTTATATATCTTTCTGTCCTACATCATTTTCTCTCAAACAAGACTGTACCCATGAGAATGACATTGGACTGTTATG
Above is a genomic segment from Megalobrama amblycephala isolate DHTTF-2021 linkage group LG14, ASM1881202v1, whole genome shotgun sequence containing:
- the LOC125245605 gene encoding scavenger receptor cysteine-rich type 1 protein M130-like; translated protein: MWTQEIQCRGDESQIHLCPTSLHKNGCSHDKYQRVFCADKKNVRLVGGKSRCAGRVEVHHRGQWGTVCHNTWDLADAAVVCRELDCGEPVDALGGAHFGPGSGPVWMSYVKCNGSESTLKNCGSGGWSVHDCTHNHDASVICSGHKASRLVNGSHLCSGRLEILDDQSSVSVCAAAFDQQDAEVVCRELDCGAPVQVLGEDAFGKGDAQMWTQEIQCRGDESQISFCSISSSNKHNCTSDNTVGLICSGYTEAKLMNGSDSCSGRVELRFINMWGTVCDACWDMSAASVLCRQLNCGIAVSVVGSDWFGEGSGEIWADVFDCDGNESKLSECSISSWSRAERSHRRDVGVICSNSSLAVHDGLVRLSGERQCEGEVEVSIHQVWRRVLLDSWSLTESSVVCRQLGCGSVLNFSSSSSSSPEHSHECVTGFQCSGSEAHLGNCSSPQTLNCSSTQQLSITCLGHGSIRLVGSGGDCAGRLEVFHSGSWGTVCDDSWDIKDAHVVCRQLQCGVALSNQQVPAWFGPGSGPIWLDEVECEGNETSLWSCSSPGWGKHDCQHKEDVGVVCSEFKEIRLTEGCEGNVEVFYNGSWGNVCWNQMDRDTVSLICQELNCGRSGVLSDSTTRVKSARNWMDEVKCRLHDSTLWQCPSSPWGQNDCGEDEVATITCLEQESHESPRSSLSCSTSPHQRQCSDHVPLRLSGGEGRCSGRLEVYHNTVWGSVCDDLWDISDAQVVCRQLGCGAALRADGNSVFGAGEGVVWLNRVECRGNEIHLWDCPLSLKNHTDCSNTDHAGLTCADLSVSTTPATTTSSSPPVSQTVSSTSVSRPQTPPSLSVLVIVLGVVLLLLLVPLLILIQQNRVMRRALSKRRDRSMTEAVYEELHRRPNNRHSLFTQRGSVLSTEQHSGYEDAGKLLSANSAVGATPDYDDVTTTEGPAGQ